A genome region from Arthrobacter sp. V1I9 includes the following:
- a CDS encoding MFS transporter: MVALLAACVAFQLNASMLSPALVTMGEELNTDQAVIGLSQTWFFTAAALFSLFLPRLSDIVGRKKVLVGMMLLMAVGSVIAALAPDVTWLFVGRIIQGVSGPTVPLCLIMLRSAVSNPRKYGVLMGLITAVNGGVAGVDSFVGGYFAEHYGFRSIFWLMVVLALVATALITFLAGESKPAAGTRMDWMGVFFIVVAVGALLTALNEGSKLVGAFSSGTLMLSLALVLLSAVAFYLFWRTEKRANQPMVETQHLRQRSTWAPLLTTTLTMTGIFAVINGIVPAYVQAAGPGFGLGPTEMSLIILTPYALLGWVVGPLSGKLAPVLGYTRVLRIGLLGSIAALAIIAFLGLNSLPLMIAGTVLLGIMYAGTVNIMLNGLGVVLSPAGNPGFLPGMNAGAFNLGAGLSFLILPAVLVATSALGDAKTSYLTVVVVGLALTVAAFAASLLIPKPVEAEVAE, from the coding sequence ATGGTCGCCCTGCTGGCAGCCTGCGTGGCTTTCCAGCTCAACGCCTCCATGCTCAGCCCTGCCCTGGTGACCATGGGCGAGGAGCTCAACACCGACCAGGCCGTGATCGGCCTGTCCCAGACCTGGTTCTTCACTGCCGCAGCCCTGTTCTCCCTGTTCCTGCCCCGCCTGAGCGACATCGTGGGCCGGAAGAAGGTCCTGGTGGGCATGATGCTGCTGATGGCCGTCGGTTCCGTCATCGCGGCGCTGGCCCCGGACGTCACCTGGCTCTTCGTGGGACGCATTATCCAAGGCGTCAGCGGCCCCACCGTGCCGCTCTGCTTGATCATGCTGCGCTCCGCAGTCAGCAACCCCCGCAAGTACGGCGTGCTGATGGGCCTCATTACGGCGGTCAATGGCGGCGTGGCCGGCGTCGACTCCTTTGTGGGCGGCTACTTCGCCGAACATTACGGTTTCCGCAGCATCTTCTGGCTGATGGTGGTGCTGGCGCTGGTTGCCACCGCACTGATCACCTTCCTTGCGGGCGAAAGCAAGCCGGCCGCCGGCACCCGGATGGACTGGATGGGCGTGTTCTTTATCGTGGTCGCCGTGGGCGCGCTGCTCACCGCCCTGAATGAGGGCTCCAAGCTGGTGGGAGCCTTCTCGTCGGGCACCCTGATGCTGAGCCTGGCGCTGGTGCTGTTGTCCGCCGTCGCATTTTACCTGTTCTGGCGGACCGAGAAGCGGGCCAACCAGCCCATGGTGGAAACGCAGCACCTCCGCCAGCGCTCCACCTGGGCGCCGCTGCTGACCACCACCCTGACCATGACCGGCATCTTCGCCGTCATCAACGGCATCGTCCCTGCCTATGTCCAGGCGGCGGGCCCCGGCTTCGGCCTTGGGCCCACGGAAATGTCGCTCATCATCCTCACCCCGTACGCCCTCCTTGGCTGGGTGGTGGGACCCCTAAGCGGCAAGCTCGCCCCCGTGCTGGGCTACACCAGGGTTTTGCGGATCGGCCTCCTGGGAAGCATCGCGGCGCTGGCCATCATTGCGTTCCTGGGCTTGAACAGCCTGCCCCTGATGATCGCCGGCACGGTCTTGCTGGGCATCATGTACGCCGGTACGGTCAACATCATGCTCAACGGACTCGGCGTTGTCCTCTCGCCAGCGGGTAACCCCGGCTTCCTGCCCGGCATGAACGCGGGTGCGTTCAACCTCGGCGCAGGCCTCAGCTTCCTGATCCTGCCCGCCGTGCTGGTGGCGACGTCGGCCCTGGGCGATGCGAAGACGTCCTACCTGACCGTCGTGGTGGTTGGCCTCGCGCTCACCGTGGCAGCCTTCGCCGCCTCGCTGCTGATCCCCAAGCCCGTTGAGGCTGAGGTGGCCGAATGA
- a CDS encoding helix-turn-helix domain-containing protein, whose translation MDKSTSALATAIGGRVRQERQARGWTLYQLAEAAGVSRRMVLIVEQGAANPSVGTLLRISDALGIGLPALVDSPRPKPVTVTRSGDGAALWSSASGGRGVLVAGTGSPDVVELWDWTFGAGDRHESEAHAAGTKELLQVREGSVTVVVADESFVLEAGDAVSFPGDVEHSYANPGSEPAAFSLAVFEPGVGAGHRPEANSEAAKYREGI comes from the coding sequence ATGGATAAAAGTACCTCTGCCCTTGCCACGGCTATCGGCGGCCGCGTACGGCAGGAGCGGCAGGCGCGGGGCTGGACCCTCTATCAACTCGCGGAGGCTGCAGGAGTAAGCCGCCGCATGGTGCTCATCGTCGAGCAGGGCGCCGCGAATCCCAGCGTGGGTACTCTTCTTCGGATCAGCGACGCGCTGGGCATTGGCCTGCCGGCGTTGGTGGACTCTCCGCGTCCCAAGCCCGTAACAGTCACCCGGAGCGGCGACGGCGCGGCCCTGTGGAGTTCGGCCTCCGGCGGCAGGGGTGTCCTGGTTGCGGGTACCGGATCGCCGGACGTCGTGGAGCTCTGGGACTGGACGTTTGGGGCCGGCGACCGGCATGAGAGTGAGGCCCACGCAGCCGGCACCAAGGAGCTGCTCCAAGTCCGCGAAGGGTCCGTGACGGTAGTGGTTGCCGATGAGTCCTTTGTCCTGGAAGCCGGTGACGCCGTCTCATTCCCGGGCGATGTTGAGCATTCGTACGCCAACCCCGGCAGTGAACCAGCGGCGTTCTCGCTGGCGGTCTTCGAGCCGGGCGTGGGCGCGGGGCATCGTCCGGAAGCAAACTCCGAGGCCGCAAAATACAGGGAAGGAATCTGA
- a CDS encoding GTP pyrophosphokinase family protein, with protein MPSNWDSLDVALRDSVQQNVEIYARVRPALKLVTRDVLLLMRDMLKDSEVTPLFVTGRTKTVESFREKISRIEEPLEPGGPPVLKFPDPFRTLNDMVGIRVITKLPAENAAVANIIKRQRQLFDCRGDREKDIGSIESGTYGYSSRHLILRTIQNEAVKEYQQVFNPDAQPNGSYFFECQIRTIFAHAWSEIEHDIRFKAEDPRAWTPHFDRQFTATAAMLETVETAFADLHERYEEVRSFWDTEGEGAAPLTPNRIRDVWRTLLPHVDRKVDDDWGWAAELLAAHGLNQTMQLAGLLSANRITEVRKALDHRYSPGPDRLLDDLLLWQYGTKHIDLTAEAADAVPHPRRDSLLRRLKEIERYRLTKK; from the coding sequence ATGCCGAGCAACTGGGACAGCCTTGACGTCGCCCTCCGCGATTCCGTACAGCAGAACGTGGAGATCTACGCGCGTGTCCGGCCGGCCCTGAAACTGGTCACGCGGGATGTCCTGCTGCTGATGCGGGACATGCTGAAGGACAGCGAGGTCACCCCGCTGTTCGTCACCGGGCGGACCAAAACCGTGGAATCCTTCCGTGAGAAAATTTCCCGGATCGAGGAGCCGTTGGAGCCGGGCGGCCCGCCGGTCCTGAAGTTCCCGGACCCATTCCGCACTTTGAACGACATGGTGGGCATCCGCGTCATCACCAAACTGCCGGCCGAGAACGCCGCGGTGGCGAACATCATCAAACGCCAGCGGCAGCTGTTCGACTGCCGCGGGGACCGGGAGAAGGACATCGGCTCCATCGAGTCCGGGACTTACGGGTATTCCAGCCGGCACCTGATCCTGCGGACCATCCAGAACGAGGCCGTCAAGGAGTACCAGCAGGTCTTCAACCCGGATGCCCAGCCCAACGGCAGCTATTTTTTCGAATGCCAGATCCGCACCATTTTCGCGCATGCCTGGAGCGAAATCGAGCACGACATCCGGTTCAAGGCGGAGGACCCGCGCGCCTGGACTCCGCATTTCGACCGGCAGTTCACGGCCACCGCCGCGATGCTGGAAACGGTGGAAACGGCTTTCGCCGACCTGCACGAACGCTATGAGGAAGTCCGCAGTTTCTGGGATACCGAGGGTGAAGGCGCGGCACCCCTGACGCCCAACCGTATCCGGGACGTGTGGCGCACCCTGCTGCCCCACGTGGACCGCAAGGTGGACGATGACTGGGGCTGGGCGGCAGAACTCCTTGCCGCCCACGGCCTCAACCAGACCATGCAGCTGGCCGGGCTGCTCAGCGCCAACCGCATTACCGAGGTCCGCAAGGCCCTGGACCACCGCTACTCCCCCGGGCCCGACCGGCTGCTCGATGACCTGCTCCTCTGGCAGTACGGCACCAAACACATCGACCTCACGGCAGAGGCGGCCGACGCCGTCCCGCACCCCCGGCGCGACAGCCTCCTGCGGAGGCTCAAAGAAATCGAGCGGTATCGGCTGACGAAGAAGTAG
- a CDS encoding M1 family metallopeptidase, translating into MTTSMRTYRRAAVALMLVTASLAGISSPAQATNQIAATGAPGSGDPYFPNSGNGGYDVLHYDLDLRYTPPSDPAVLVGHLTAEATITLLATEDLSSLNFDLRGHEVFAVWVYGSGAKHGKSPAERVPAEWSQMRDDASRVWELAIQLRPKLKAGQRTTIEIEYSGNTGRPVDTTGALYGWVTTADGAMVVNEPDGAATWYPVNDDPEDKATYTFRITVPEGKTAVANGLPDGRPVTTGGWTTWAWEASDPMASYLSTASVGDYVLSYDEGPGGLPIINAIDAGVTGQPLTDTNAALALQPRMMSFLADLFGRYPFEAFGAIVDDDSVGYALETQTRPVYSHLASEYTIAHELGHQWFGNAVSPADWQDIWLNEGWATYIEWLWAEHQGKATVTKQFTDAVAELDRKNLWALNIADPGRDNLFVEQIYRRGGAAIHALRAEVGDAAFFEGAREWLGRYDDSSATTEDFEVVMEEASGQPLDAFFNDWLREPNRPAMP; encoded by the coding sequence ATGACCACCTCGATGAGGACGTATCGCCGCGCAGCGGTTGCCCTGATGCTGGTGACCGCCAGCCTTGCCGGTATCAGCTCTCCGGCGCAGGCCACGAACCAGATCGCAGCAACGGGCGCACCGGGAAGCGGTGACCCCTATTTCCCCAACTCCGGCAACGGCGGGTACGACGTCCTGCACTACGACCTCGACCTCCGGTACACCCCGCCGTCGGATCCTGCTGTGCTCGTGGGACACCTCACCGCCGAGGCAACCATCACCCTGCTCGCCACCGAGGATCTAAGCTCCCTCAACTTCGATCTGCGCGGACATGAGGTCTTCGCCGTTTGGGTCTACGGGTCGGGCGCAAAGCACGGGAAGTCCCCGGCCGAACGTGTTCCTGCGGAATGGTCCCAAATGCGGGACGACGCGAGCCGCGTGTGGGAACTGGCCATACAACTCCGGCCCAAGCTGAAGGCAGGCCAGCGCACAACCATCGAGATTGAGTACAGCGGCAACACCGGGCGGCCGGTGGACACCACCGGGGCACTTTACGGCTGGGTCACCACCGCCGACGGTGCGATGGTGGTCAACGAGCCCGACGGCGCTGCCACCTGGTATCCAGTCAATGACGATCCTGAAGACAAGGCCACGTACACGTTCCGCATCACCGTGCCGGAAGGGAAGACCGCCGTCGCCAACGGCCTGCCCGACGGCCGGCCTGTAACCACGGGAGGGTGGACGACGTGGGCATGGGAAGCATCCGATCCCATGGCCAGCTACCTGTCCACAGCGAGCGTCGGTGACTATGTCCTCTCCTACGACGAGGGGCCCGGAGGGTTGCCGATCATCAACGCCATCGACGCGGGCGTCACGGGCCAGCCGTTAACGGACACGAACGCGGCCCTCGCCCTGCAGCCACGGATGATGTCATTCCTGGCGGACCTGTTCGGGCGCTACCCGTTCGAGGCCTTCGGCGCGATCGTCGACGACGATTCCGTTGGCTACGCCCTGGAGACCCAGACCCGGCCGGTCTACTCGCACCTCGCGAGCGAATACACCATTGCGCACGAACTCGGACATCAGTGGTTCGGCAACGCCGTCAGCCCGGCCGACTGGCAGGACATCTGGCTTAACGAGGGCTGGGCGACATACATCGAGTGGCTGTGGGCCGAGCACCAGGGAAAAGCTACGGTAACGAAGCAATTTACGGACGCCGTGGCGGAACTGGATCGGAAAAACCTCTGGGCGCTGAACATCGCCGACCCCGGACGGGACAACCTGTTCGTGGAACAGATCTACCGGCGGGGCGGGGCTGCCATCCATGCCCTGCGCGCCGAAGTGGGCGACGCCGCATTCTTTGAAGGCGCGAGGGAATGGCTGGGCCGGTATGACGATTCGTCAGCCACAACGGAAGACTTCGAAGTGGTGATGGAGGAAGCCTCCGGCCAGCCGCTGGACGCATTCTTCAACGATTGGCTGCGGGAGCCTAACCGGCCCGCGATGCCGTAA
- a CDS encoding DMT family transporter, translated as MPKRNLPVPPWGLAVTAILSVQLGSALSVNLIETVGPAGTAWLRLSMGAVILLAIGRPPLRSIRRPDVLPLLGLGITTGVMTVGFLAAVEHIPLGTAVAIEFLGPLTVAAIRSHNRTALAWPALALAGVVLLTQPWQGGFNPTGVAWAALAAIGWGFYILLTQRIGDRFSGIGALTLTVPIAAVAAAVVGIPQAAGHLTLEILVAAAGLAVLLPVLPFALEMLALRRMTPTAFGTLMALEPAVGVLLGLLILHQQPTAIQVVGILLVVLAGAAAQRGGRRPGKGQPASPADLDFVG; from the coding sequence ATGCCCAAGCGAAATCTCCCGGTCCCGCCGTGGGGGCTGGCCGTTACGGCGATCCTGTCGGTCCAGCTGGGCTCGGCCCTGTCCGTGAACCTGATTGAAACTGTGGGTCCGGCCGGGACGGCGTGGCTTCGCCTCAGCATGGGGGCGGTCATTCTCCTGGCCATTGGCCGCCCGCCGCTGCGCTCAATCCGCCGTCCTGATGTGTTGCCGCTCCTTGGACTGGGGATCACCACGGGAGTGATGACAGTGGGGTTCCTTGCCGCAGTTGAGCACATACCGCTCGGCACCGCCGTCGCGATCGAGTTCCTCGGCCCGCTGACCGTGGCCGCCATCCGCAGCCACAACCGGACGGCCCTTGCCTGGCCTGCACTGGCGCTGGCCGGCGTCGTCCTGCTTACCCAACCCTGGCAGGGCGGCTTCAACCCCACCGGCGTAGCGTGGGCCGCGCTGGCGGCCATCGGCTGGGGCTTTTACATTCTCCTCACGCAACGGATCGGTGACCGCTTCAGCGGCATCGGTGCGCTCACCCTCACGGTGCCCATCGCCGCGGTGGCGGCAGCCGTCGTCGGGATTCCGCAGGCCGCCGGCCACCTCACCCTCGAGATCCTGGTAGCCGCAGCCGGGCTGGCCGTCCTGCTGCCGGTGCTGCCGTTCGCGCTGGAAATGCTGGCCCTGCGCCGGATGACGCCCACCGCGTTCGGAACACTGATGGCACTCGAACCCGCTGTCGGCGTCCTGCTTGGGCTGCTCATCCTGCACCAGCAGCCCACGGCCATCCAGGTAGTCGGCATCCTGCTGGTGGTCCTGGCGGGAGCCGCGGCGCAACGCGGTGGCCGCCGGCCAGGCAAAGGGCAGCCTGCCAGCCCCGCGGATCTCGACTTCGTGGGCTGA
- a CDS encoding ribokinase, with translation MNAAPGHGDSASPGRIAVVGSLNADLTIYCERLPLPGETVHGNGFAVNPGGKSANQAVAASRLGGHVSLVGAVGEDPNGDMLLTSAAGAGVDVGHVRTSPEPTGVAVIAVDASGENNIIISAGANGTLSPADVADASDVLGDAAVVCLCLEVATETVVAAAQAGHDAGATVLLNLSPYAEIPAALAGLADVLLVNAHEAALFLGSGAAVPGAGGTGSDSAEGERADEGSAEWGTAEWDKVRLRFAERGIQQVLVTLGSQGSVVLDSLASEGRQVTRVAPTTIRAVDTTGAGDAFTGAVAVRLAAGDALADAAAFASVAAALATTRKGTQAAYLEAADVARLLRA, from the coding sequence ATGAATGCCGCACCTGGGCATGGTGACTCTGCAAGCCCGGGCCGGATCGCCGTCGTCGGCTCCCTGAATGCCGACCTGACCATCTACTGCGAACGCCTGCCGCTTCCCGGCGAGACGGTGCACGGCAACGGGTTCGCCGTGAACCCGGGCGGCAAGAGTGCCAACCAGGCCGTTGCCGCAAGCCGGCTGGGCGGGCACGTCAGCCTGGTGGGCGCGGTGGGGGAGGACCCCAACGGCGACATGCTGCTCACCTCCGCCGCGGGTGCCGGGGTGGACGTGGGGCACGTCCGGACGTCGCCGGAGCCTACGGGGGTTGCCGTGATCGCGGTGGACGCCAGCGGCGAGAACAACATCATCATCTCGGCCGGCGCCAACGGCACGCTGTCGCCGGCAGACGTGGCGGACGCATCGGATGTACTTGGCGATGCCGCAGTGGTGTGCCTTTGCCTTGAGGTTGCCACGGAGACGGTTGTGGCAGCAGCCCAGGCAGGGCACGACGCCGGCGCAACAGTCCTGCTGAACCTCTCGCCCTACGCGGAGATCCCCGCAGCCCTGGCCGGGCTGGCCGACGTCCTGCTGGTCAACGCCCACGAGGCCGCTCTGTTCCTGGGATCCGGCGCCGCTGTGCCCGGCGCGGGCGGGACTGGTTCGGACAGTGCTGAAGGGGAAAGGGCCGATGAGGGCAGTGCTGAATGGGGCACTGCTGAATGGGACAAGGTGCGGCTGCGGTTCGCTGAGCGGGGGATCCAGCAGGTCCTGGTGACGCTCGGTTCGCAGGGTTCGGTGGTGCTCGACTCACTGGCTTCGGAGGGCCGGCAGGTGACCCGGGTTGCTCCCACCACGATCCGCGCTGTTGACACCACCGGGGCCGGCGACGCCTTCACCGGTGCCGTTGCGGTGCGGCTGGCCGCGGGCGATGCGCTCGCCGATGCTGCTGCCTTTGCCTCCGTGGCTGCCGCCTTGGCCACCACCCGCAAGGGGACGCAGGCGGCGTACCTGGAGGCGGCCGACGTCGCCCGTCTTCTGCGGGCCTAG
- a CDS encoding CdaR family transcriptional regulator, with the protein MPTEASADAVQASRGPIARSVVSDVVADCLADIDRIAHEYLREVQEIDGYAGSLVVDKDLEETAVASMELLLRLVGDLPIPDRLAGISEALGHRRAQQGLPLESLLRAVRMDFRVLWTAMLEKVPAEFLPSFTKDAVRVWEAVEFHTIRVHAGYLNELATMAQEKETRRAFLLSRLLNSDGKDPQLLGQAARALGVKPESTFIVAVAAGHAQETFRAGVLRAGVEQFLHERDGALILILEDVPARAGRGPERTRPWLATLDCFVAPPAQSLADVPRMLRIALESLPAVTPGRPGRQTVRDAWGSVAATRLGEYGTVLADTVLGPLATISGHERDRLIETVQAYLRSGSVSEAAGELYCHRNTVLNRLARFGQLTGFDPAIPQDAATVIAALHVHFMPGE; encoded by the coding sequence ATGCCCACCGAAGCGTCCGCCGACGCCGTTCAAGCGTCCCGCGGGCCGATCGCCCGATCGGTGGTGTCGGACGTTGTGGCCGACTGCCTGGCCGACATCGACCGGATCGCACACGAGTACCTGCGCGAGGTGCAGGAGATCGACGGTTACGCGGGCTCGCTGGTAGTCGATAAGGACCTGGAAGAGACAGCCGTCGCCTCAATGGAACTGTTGCTGCGGCTGGTGGGTGACCTGCCGATACCGGACCGGCTGGCCGGGATTTCCGAAGCGCTCGGCCACCGCCGCGCCCAGCAGGGCCTCCCGCTGGAGTCCCTCCTGCGCGCGGTGCGCATGGACTTCCGGGTCCTCTGGACCGCAATGCTGGAGAAGGTTCCCGCCGAGTTCCTGCCCAGTTTCACCAAGGACGCCGTACGCGTCTGGGAAGCGGTCGAATTCCATACCATCCGTGTCCACGCGGGCTACCTCAACGAGCTCGCCACCATGGCCCAGGAAAAGGAGACGCGGCGTGCCTTCCTTCTGTCGAGGCTCCTCAACTCGGACGGAAAGGATCCGCAGTTGCTGGGCCAGGCCGCACGTGCGCTCGGCGTGAAGCCGGAAAGCACCTTTATCGTCGCCGTCGCCGCCGGACATGCGCAGGAGACATTCCGGGCCGGGGTGCTGCGCGCCGGCGTCGAACAGTTCCTGCACGAGCGCGACGGGGCGCTCATCCTCATTTTGGAAGATGTTCCCGCCCGTGCCGGACGCGGGCCGGAGAGGACACGCCCCTGGCTGGCCACGCTGGACTGCTTTGTGGCACCTCCCGCCCAGTCGCTGGCCGATGTGCCCCGGATGCTGCGGATTGCCCTGGAGTCATTGCCGGCGGTGACGCCGGGAAGGCCAGGCCGGCAAACGGTGCGTGATGCGTGGGGGTCCGTCGCTGCAACCCGGCTGGGAGAGTATGGAACCGTTTTGGCGGACACCGTGCTGGGGCCGCTTGCAACGATTTCCGGGCATGAGCGGGACCGGCTAATCGAGACGGTGCAGGCGTACCTTCGCTCCGGGTCGGTGTCTGAGGCCGCCGGCGAGCTGTACTGTCACCGGAACACGGTCCTGAACCGGCTCGCACGGTTCGGCCAGCTCACCGGCTTCGATCCCGCCATTCCCCAGGACGCCGCTACAGTGATCGCCGCCCTTCACGTCCACTTCATGCCCGGGGAGTAG
- a CDS encoding nucleoside hydrolase, with protein MISPERFSSPPRAGPNDVEIIVEPIAPSPERQSPGRKKIILDCDPGHDDAVALLLAHGNPDIELLAVTTVVGNQTLEKVTRNALAVGTIAGITGVPFAAGCGRPLVRNIETAPDIHGESGMDGPELPPSNIELDPRHAVDLIIDTVMAHEPGTVTLVPTAGLTNIAMAARKEPQIVERVKEVVLMGGGYHVGNWSAVAEFNIIIDPEAAHIVFNEKWPVVMVGLDLTHQALATPDVVEKIAAIGTGPAKFVTELMDFFAHTYKDAQGFDHPPVHDPCAVAYVIDPSIVSTRKVPVNIELQGTLTLGMTVADFRAPAPADCHTSVAVDLDHKKFWNLVTDALVRIGEPHDDGSSEGEVRDAGDAADVVRLERAHVTAGGVK; from the coding sequence ATGATCTCTCCTGAACGCTTTAGCTCCCCGCCCCGTGCGGGCCCCAATGACGTGGAGATCATCGTGGAACCCATTGCCCCATCCCCTGAACGGCAGTCACCTGGCCGCAAGAAGATCATTCTTGACTGCGACCCCGGGCATGACGACGCCGTGGCGTTGCTGCTCGCGCACGGCAACCCGGACATCGAGCTGCTGGCCGTCACCACGGTGGTGGGAAACCAGACCCTGGAAAAGGTCACCCGCAACGCCCTGGCTGTGGGCACCATCGCCGGCATCACCGGCGTTCCCTTCGCCGCAGGCTGCGGCCGCCCGCTGGTGCGCAACATTGAAACCGCCCCGGACATCCACGGCGAGAGCGGCATGGACGGCCCGGAACTGCCGCCGTCGAATATCGAACTGGACCCGCGGCACGCGGTGGACCTCATTATCGACACAGTCATGGCCCACGAACCCGGCACCGTCACCCTGGTTCCCACCGCCGGCCTGACCAACATCGCCATGGCAGCGCGCAAGGAACCGCAAATCGTGGAACGCGTGAAGGAGGTTGTCCTGATGGGCGGCGGCTACCACGTGGGCAACTGGAGCGCCGTGGCGGAGTTCAACATCATCATCGACCCCGAGGCCGCCCACATCGTCTTCAACGAGAAGTGGCCGGTGGTCATGGTGGGCCTTGATCTGACGCACCAGGCGCTCGCCACCCCGGACGTGGTGGAAAAGATCGCGGCCATCGGCACCGGGCCGGCGAAATTCGTCACCGAGCTGATGGACTTCTTCGCCCACACCTACAAGGACGCCCAGGGCTTCGACCATCCCCCCGTCCATGACCCCTGTGCTGTCGCCTACGTTATCGACCCCAGCATCGTCAGCACCCGAAAGGTCCCGGTGAACATTGAGCTTCAGGGCACCCTGACGCTCGGCATGACGGTGGCCGATTTCCGTGCCCCCGCTCCGGCGGACTGCCACACGAGCGTGGCAGTGGACCTGGACCACAAAAAGTTCTGGAACCTCGTCACCGACGCACTGGTCCGCATCGGCGAGCCGCACGACGACGGTAGCAGCGAAGGCGAGGTCCGCGACGCCGGTGACGCGGCCGACGTCGTCCGTCTGGAACGTGCCCACGTCACCGCGGGAGGGGTCAAGTAA
- a CDS encoding LacI family DNA-binding transcriptional regulator yields MVAARAGVSTATVSLVANGKTAGRVSEDNISRVQEAIAELGYVVDGIGSSLAKGVSSIVILVAPDISNPFFAKVIAGVRESLGSQYQLLLSVTEAGQFPEADDVRRLMSLRPAGLLVDAPNAGFLEDLASPSPLVLLDAPGLEAYAPSVNLDVASGARELAAHLADAGHREVAYVDSVTGTETFALRRKAFLDEAASHGITVGTDRIISTTIDVGTAASAFASAWPEWQREGVTAVVCGTDTHAYGVLQEARVAGVRIPAELAVAGFDDLPYSATSNPGLTSVHLPATPLGLKAGEQLRRLMEGQALEQSGVTLESSLVVRGSTVAAER; encoded by the coding sequence ATGGTCGCTGCCCGGGCGGGAGTCTCCACGGCCACCGTTTCGCTGGTGGCCAACGGCAAGACCGCCGGCCGGGTCTCCGAGGACAACATTTCCAGGGTCCAGGAGGCCATTGCCGAGCTGGGCTACGTGGTGGACGGCATCGGCAGTTCCCTGGCCAAGGGTGTCAGCTCGATCGTGATCCTGGTGGCGCCGGACATCTCCAACCCGTTCTTTGCCAAGGTGATCGCCGGGGTGCGGGAGTCCCTCGGCTCGCAGTACCAGTTGCTGCTGTCCGTCACCGAGGCGGGCCAGTTTCCCGAGGCCGACGACGTCCGGCGGCTGATGTCCCTCCGCCCGGCAGGGCTCCTGGTGGACGCGCCCAACGCCGGCTTCCTCGAAGACCTTGCGTCGCCGTCGCCACTCGTTCTCCTGGACGCCCCCGGACTGGAGGCGTATGCACCGTCGGTGAACCTGGACGTGGCCAGCGGGGCGCGGGAACTGGCGGCACACCTCGCGGATGCGGGCCACCGGGAAGTGGCCTACGTGGACAGCGTCACCGGCACCGAAACCTTCGCCCTGCGCCGAAAGGCCTTCCTGGACGAGGCCGCTTCCCATGGCATCACCGTGGGTACGGACCGCATCATCAGCACCACCATCGACGTCGGCACGGCGGCTTCGGCGTTCGCCTCCGCCTGGCCGGAGTGGCAGCGCGAGGGGGTCACCGCCGTCGTCTGCGGTACTGATACGCACGCCTACGGCGTGCTGCAGGAGGCCCGGGTGGCCGGGGTGCGGATCCCGGCGGAGCTCGCGGTGGCCGGCTTTGATGATCTGCCCTATTCGGCCACGAGCAACCCCGGCCTCACGAGTGTCCATCTGCCCGCCACTCCCCTGGGCCTGAAGGCCGGGGAGCAGCTGCGCCGCCTGATGGAGGGCCAGGCGCTGGAGCAGAGCGGGGTCACGCTGGAGAGCTCCCTCGTGGTGCGTGGCTCCACTGTTGCCGCTGAACGCTGA